From Cricetulus griseus strain 17A/GY chromosome 1 unlocalized genomic scaffold, alternate assembly CriGri-PICRH-1.0 chr1_0, whole genome shotgun sequence, a single genomic window includes:
- the LOC113832852 gene encoding uncharacterized protein LOC113832852, translating to MHSFLHVPDCPYPLLGRDLLTKLRAQIHFERSEVKVTGPEGIPLTILTMSIEDEYRLHEKRTNSNNQETLDHWLAEFPQAWAETGGMGLAINQAPIIVTLKAAILPASVRQYPMPKEAREGIRPHIKRLLEQGILVPCKSPWNTPLLPVRKPGTNDYRPVQDLREVNKRIEDIHPTVPNPYNLLSGLPPNYTWYTVLDLKDAFFCLRLHPTSQPIFAFEWQDADLGISGQLTWTRLPQGFKNSPTLFDEALHQDLAGFRVRYPALILLQYVDDILLAAKTKEECKEGTRALLQTLGSLGYRASAKKAQICQKQVTYLGYKIKDGRRWLTEARMRAILDIPTPQNPRQLREFLGTAGFCRLWIPGFAEMAAPLYPLTRPGVAFKWEEPQKKAFTNIKKALLESPALGLPDLAKPFELFIDEKGGYAKGVLTQKLGPWRRPTAYLSKKLDPVASGWPPCLRMIAAIALLVKDSYKLTLGQPLTIHAPHAVEAVIRQPPDRWLTNARMTHYQTMLLDKDRVHFGPLVTLNPATLLPLPGEPEAHNCLQVLAEAHGARPDLTDQPLPSPDHIWFTDGSSFLHQGKRRAGAAVTTENQVVWAQALPPGTSAQRAELIALTQALKLAEGKRLTVYTDSRYAFATAHIHGEIYRRRGLLTSEGKDIKNKEEILALLRALHLPSALSIIHCPGHQKGDSLEARGNRRADLAAREAALTTDTTSLLALEPTNDRPTPSWDYEQRDIQTLEKLGATKEPNGDWTYEGKTVIPYRVTKYLVTFLHKMTHLSSKKMRELLEREEEFNFLLGKNDILKQVTEQCDACARVNASRLKLPPGNRVRGYRPGTHWEIDFTEIKPAHLQALQLVQREIWKPLAQAYKDQRDHPTIPHSYQIGDTVWVRRHQAKNLEPHWKGPYIVLLTTPTALKVDGIAAWIHASHVKPARPTDSATTSEWTAHRTQNPLKIRLSRTPSC from the exons ATGCATTCTTTCCTCCATGTGCCAGATTGCCCCTACCCCTTACTAGGACGGGACCTATTGACCAAATTAAGAGCTCAAATACACTTTGAGAGGTCAGAAGTCAAAGTCACAGGGCCAGAGGGAATTCCCCTTACCATCTTGACAATGTCCATAGAAGATGAATACAGACTCCATGAAAAGAGGACTAATTCGAACAATCAGGAAACCCTTGATCACTGGCTTGCGGAATTTCCCCAAGCCTGggctgaaacaggaggaatgGGCCTTGCCATCAACCAGGCCCCAATTATAGTAACCTTAAAAGCTGCCATCCTTCCTGCATCCGTCAGACAGTATCCAATGCCTAAAGAAGCCCGAGAAGGAATTCGGCCACATATTAAAAGGTTACTTGAACAAGGGATTCTGGTGCCCTGTAAATCTCCTTGGAATACACCTTTGTTGCCCGTCAGGAAGCCAGGAACCAATGACTATAGGCCAGTACAGGATCTGAGGGAGGTCAATAAAAGGATAGAGGACATACACCCTACTGTCCCCAACCCTTATAATTTGCTGAGCGGATTGCCACCCAACTATACCTGGTATACAGTCTTAGATCTTAaagatgccttcttctgcctccgcCTGCATCCCACCAGCCAACCTATATTTGCCTTTGAATGGCAGGATGCCGACCTTGGAATCTCTGGGCAGCTAACTTGGACTAGGTTACCTCAAGGGTTTAAGAACAGCCCCACCCTTTTTGATGAAGCTTTACATCAGGATCTGGCAGGATTCCGGGTCCGGTACCCCGCGCTAATCCTCTTACAGTATGTAGATGACATCCTCCTGGCAGCCAAAACCAAGGAAGAATGCAAGGAAGGCACTCGAGCCCTCCTCCAGACTCTTGGGAGCCTAGGATACCGGGCATCCGCCAAGAAGGCCCAGATATGTCAGAAACAGGTGACCTATTTAGGATACAAGATAAAGGATGGACGGCGATGGCTAACGGAAGCCCGTATGCGAGCCATCTTAGACATTCCCACCCCACAAAATCCCCGCCAACTGAGAGAGTTCTTGGGAACGGCAGGCTTCTGCCGCCTATGGATCCCCGGGTTTGCCGAAATGGCGGCTCCCCTCTACCCCCTCACTCGGCCAGGGGTTGCTTTTAAATGGGAAGAGCCCCAAAAGAAAGCCTTCACCAACATCAAAAAGGCTCTCCTTGAATCACCAGCCCTGGGTCTACCGGACTTAGCTAAGCCATTTGAACTCTTTATAGATGAGAAAGGAGGCTATGCCAAGGGAGTCCTCACCCAAAAACTGGGGCCTTGGAGAAGGCCCACTGCATACCTCTCCAAGAAATTGGATCCTGTAGCATCGGGATGGCCACCCTGTCTCCGAATGATTGCCGCCATAGCCCTGCTAGTAAAAGATTCTTACAAGCTAACCTTGGGGCAGCCTTTGACCATACATGCCCCTCATGCGGTTGAGGCAGTCATCAGACAGCCTCCAGACAGATGGCTCACTAATGCCCGAATGACTCATTACCAGACTATGCTGTTGGACAAAGACCGGGTCCACTTTGGGCCTCTGGTGACTCTGAATCCAGCCACCTTGCTCCCTCTCCCAGGGGAGCCAGAGGCTCATAATTGCTTACAGGTACTGGCTGAGGCCCATGGGGCGAGACCCGACCTGACTGACCAGCCTCTACCCAGCCCGGACCACATCTGGTTCACGGATGGAAGCAGCTTTTTGCATCAAGGAAAACGAAGGGCGGGCGCAGCAGTCACCACAGAGAATCAGGTTGTCTGGGCTCAGGCACTCCCTCCCGGAACCTCTGCGCAGAGGGCAGAACTCATTGCACTCACGCAGGCTCTAAAATTGGCAGAAGGTAAGAGGCTCACCGTGTACACAGACAGTCGTTATGCCTTTGCCACTGCCCATATACATGGAGAAATTTACAGACGGAGGGGGCTGCTTACCTCCGAAGGGAAAGACATTAAGAATAAGGAGGAAATCCTCGCTCTCCTAAGAGCTCTTCATCTGCCCTCCGCCTTAAGTATCATACATTGCCCCGGACATCAAAAAGGGGATTCTCTTGAAGCCAGGGGCAATCGGAGGGCAGACTTGGCTGCCCGAGAGGCGGCCCTGACCACAGACACCACTAGCCTCCTGGCTCTGGAGCCCACCAACGACCGTCCCACCCCCTCATGGGACTATGAACAAAGAGACATCCAAACCCTAGAGAAATTGGGAGCCACAAAGGAACCAAACGGGGATTGGACTTATGAAGGAAAGACTGTCATCCCCTACCGGGTAACCAAGTACCTAGTGACATTTTTACATAAGATGACACATCTGAGCTCCAAGAAGATGCGGGAGCTCCTCGAACGAGAAGAGGAATTCAATTTCCTTTTGGGGAAGAATGACATTCTAAAACAGGTAACTGAACAATGTGATGCGTGCGCCCGAGTCAACGCATCCAGACTGAAGCTTCCTCCTGGGAACCGGGTCAGAGGCTACCGGCCCGGAACACATTGGGAGATAGATTTCACTGAGATTAAACCAG CTCATTTACAGGCACTACAATTAGTACAACGGGAGATTTGGAAACCCCTTGCTCAAGCTTATAAAGACCAGAGGGACCATCCCACCATCCCCCATTCCTACCAGATCGGGGACACCGTTTGGGTCCGGCGTCACCAGGCCAAGAACCTTGAACCCCACTGGAAGGGACCCTACATCGTTTTGCTTACCACTCCCACCGCACTCAAAGTAGACGGCATTGCCGCTTGGATACATGCTTCACATGTAAAGCCAGCCCGACCCACCGATTCAGCCACTACATCAGAATGGACCGCACACCGCACTCAAAATCCTTTAAAGATAAGACTCTCTCGTACACCCTCCTGTTGA